From Coffea arabica cultivar ET-39 chromosome 10e, Coffea Arabica ET-39 HiFi, whole genome shotgun sequence, one genomic window encodes:
- the LOC113712885 gene encoding auxin transporter-like protein 3 — protein sequence MASEKVETVIAGNYVEMERDEQGNSSSAKSKFSKLLWHGGSVYDAWFSCSSNQVAQVLLTLPYSFSQLGMLSGIIFQLFYGLMGSWTAYLICVLYIEYRTRKEREKVDFRNHVIQWFEVLDGLLGKHWRNIGLFFNCTFLLFGSVIQLIACASNIYYINDNLDKRTWTYIFGACCATTVFIPSFHNYRIWSFLGLLMTTYTAWYLTIASFIHGQVEGVKHSGPTKMVLYFTGATNILYTFGGHAVTVEIMHAMWKPQKFKLIYLGATIYVLTLTLPSASAVYWAFGDMLLNHSNALSLLPRTGFRDTAVVLMLIHQFITFGFACTPLYFVWEKFIGIHETKSLFKRALARLPVVIPIWFLAIIFPFFGPINSTVGSLLVSFTVYIIPALAHMVTFASASARENAVERPPKFLGGWAGLYSMNIFVVVWVFVVGFGFGGWASMLNFVRQIDTFGLFTKCFQCPPRKA from the exons ATGGCTTCAGAGAAGGTTGAAACTGTAATTGCAGGGAATTATGTAGAAATGGAAAGGGATGAACAGGGCAATTCTAGCTCTGCTAAGAGCAAATTTTCCAAGCTGCTTTGGCATGGTGGTTCTGTCTATGATGCATGGTTCAGCTGTTCTTCTAACCAG GTTGCACAAGTGCTGCTTACTCTGCCATACTCATTTTCCCAACTGGGAATGTTATCTGGGATTATATTCCAGCTTTTCTATGGCTTGATGGGAAGCTGGACTGCTTATCTCATTTGTGTTCTATACATTGAGTATAGGActagaaaagagagggaaaaagtCGATTTTCGAAACCATGTAATCCAG TGGTTTGAAGTTCTTGATGGTCTACTGGGAAAGCACTGGAGAAATATTGGCCTATTTTTCAATTGCACATTTCTACTATTTGGATCTGTAATCCAGCTAATTGCTTGTGCCAG caatatCTACTACATCAATGATAATCTTGACAAAAGAACTTGGACCTACATCTTTGGAGCCTGTTGTGCCACAACAGTGTTCATTCCTTCATTCCACAACTACAGAATTTGGTCATTTTTAGGCCTTCTCATGACAACTTACACAGCATGGTATCTCACCATTGCTTCTTTTATCCATGGACAG GTTGAAGGAGTGAAGCATTCAGGGCCAACCAAAATGGTTCTCTACTTTACTGGGGCGACAAACATTCTTTACACCTTTGGGGGCCATGCTGTAACAGT agAGATAATGCATGCAATGTGGAAGCCACAGAAGTTCAAGCTAATATATTTGGGGGCAACAATATATGTTCTAACCTTGACATTACCATCAGCAAGTGCTGTGTATTGGGCTTTTGGTGACATGCTTCTTAACCATTCCAATGCCCTGTCTTTGCTTCCTAGAACTGGGTTCAGAGACACTGCAGTTGTGCTCATGCTCATTCATCAG tttatcacatttggatttGCATGCACACCCCTGTACTTTGTTTGGGAGAAATTTATAGGAATACATGAAACGAAAAGCTTGTTCAAGAGAGCACTTGCAAGACTGCCTGTGGTTATTCCAATATGGTTTTTGGccattatttttcctttctttggtcCAATCAATTCCACAGTTGGATCTCTTCTAGTCAGCTTTACAGTCTACATAATTCCTGCTTTAGCCCATATGGTCACTTTCGCTTCAGCATCAGCCAGAGAG AATGCTGTGGAAAGACCACCAAAGTTCCTTGGAGGATGGGCTGGCTTGTATTCAATGAATATTTTTGTGGTGGTATGGGTTTTTGTTGTAGGTTTTGGCTTTGGAGGGTGGGCAAGCATGCTAAATTTCGTACGCCAAATCGATACCTTTGGCCTTTTCACAAAATGCTTCCAGTGCCCTCCAAGAAAAGCATGA
- the LOC113711450 gene encoding epi-neemfruitin B 7-O-acetyltransferse L7AT-like, with product MEVQLISQVIVKPSSPTPSHLKIFKLSLLDQLIPAPYAPIVLFYPNYNGASYPQILKRVEKLEQSLSKTLASFYPLAGTIQDDLSIECNDKGAYFATTKVDCHLFQFLSKPDLQLICKFLPCDVGSVGPMAGTRVTNIQVNVFECGGIAIGLCISHRILDGAALKSFLKSWAATATGAEENAGPNFIASSLFPATDFWLKDSALAMWGASFKVGRSVTKRFVFDAASIASLRAMATSSGARCLTRVEAISAFLWKCSMAASEANSGYRKSSMLTHVVNLRPRAAPTLSEHSIGNLIWISGARCLVNQDKGMPALADQIQYSISKINSDYVKKMHGNEGPALMWKSLKEIGDFGSKEAAVDYLGFSSWCGFGFYEIDFGWGKPIWVSSFAVNAPVFMNLIILMETRLGDGIEAWVTLDQQEMDIMEHDQELMAFISVDPSPL from the coding sequence ATGGAAGTGCAACTCATTTCCCAAGTGATTGTAAAACCTTCTTCTCCTACACCAAGCCATCTCaaaatcttcaagctttctttGTTGGACCAGCTCATTCCTGCTCCCTATGCACCAATAGTCCTATTTTATCCCAACTACAATGGTGCGAGTTATCCTCAAATCCTCAAAAGGGTCGAAAAGCTTGAGCAATCATTGTCGAAAACCTTAGCTAGCTTTTACCCTCTTGCTGGAACAATCCAAGATGATTTATCCATCGAATGCAACGATAAGGGGGCTTACTTTGCTACTACCAAAGTTGATTGTCATCTGTTCCAATTCTTGAGTAAACCTGACCTTCAGTTGATATGCAAATTTCTGCCTTGTGATGTTGGTTCTGTTGGACCGATGGCAGGAACTCGCGTGACTAATATCCAAGTAAACGTTTTTGAATGTGGCGGAATCGCAATTGGTCTTTGTATTTCCCACAGAATTCTAGATGGAGCAGCATTGAAATCTTTTTTGAAGAGTTGGGCCGCGACGGCCACTGGAGCAGAGGAAAATGCTGGCCCCAATTTTATAGCCTCATCTCTTTTCCCTGCAACTGATTTTTGGCTCAAAGACTCTGCACTGGCGATGTGGGGGGCATCATTCAAGGTAGGAAGGTCTGTTACAAAGAGATTCGTCTTCGATGCTGCATCAATAGCTTCCCTGAGAGCCATGGCAACGAGCTCAGGTGCTCGATGCCTGACTCGGGTGGAAGCAATCTCTGCTTTCCTCTGGAAATGCAGCATGGCTGCCTCGGAAGCCAATTCTGGTTACAGAAAATCTTCTATGCTTACGCACGTCGTGAATCTTCGACCCAGAGCAGCTCCAACACTCTCGGAACATTCAAttggaaacctcatctggataTCAGGCGCAAGATGCCTGGTGAACCAAGACAAGGGAATGCCTGCCCTGGCAGATCAAATCCAGTATTCCATATCAAAAATCAACAGTGACTATGTCAAGAAGATGCACGGGAATGAAGGACCAGCCCTAATGTGGAAATCCCTGAAAGAGATCGGAGACTTTGGGTCCAAAGAAGCAGCGGTGGACTATCTCGGGTTCAGCAGTTGGTGTGGATTCGGTTTCTATGAGATCGATTTTGGCTGGGGAAAGCCTATTTGGGTCAGTAGCTTTGCAGTAAATGCTCCAGTGTTCATGAATCTTATCATTCTGATGGAAACCAGATTAGGCGATGGAATTGAAGCATGGGTGACTCTGGATCAACAAGAGATGGATATCATGGAACATGATCAAGAGCTCATGGCTTTCATTTCAGTGGACCCTAGCCCTCTCTAG